One window of Magallana gigas chromosome 2, xbMagGiga1.1, whole genome shotgun sequence genomic DNA carries:
- the LOC105332361 gene encoding serine-rich adhesin for platelets isoform X1: MKQQKLKVLIALTLTMLYFPSFLGNVQENTTLEVEYSPTVSLSKTQKTVEGQNLSITCSYSPGNPITTSLYWTKTNSVFRYNGQLLQIPNIGRKDSGTYVCHAENTYSSGKKGTANATIEIDVQYGPSLTYGQALKVSEGQSARMSTSVTSNPASNVSWSRDNLLVSTQQYVNGTTRYTIQKTQCTDTGPFQVVASNGVQSKQATKVFLYVYCSPRLTTCGSSVELLVDGDFNLKGQISILSYPQPNASLTLPNGALNTLITLRVNPTATNLFTITLTRSNLHSDDFGTYVLNVANQYGRIMIYVNITSSKSFSSTVVVVGSVLGGVLFLAICAFVFLSYKYLLVRKVPTRSFITLEKEKSKVDIHMNEPSTCDEKAAAVEETQNISKSNQFKLIIFDIFKKKGRRKINYPTLETPYCVQINESPVTETNFTKTGKELYANTDEFAATTSDQNRGNTKSKQASDTESGNIGKKKAKHSTLETANWAKTNKSPFTENNFTKTKTGKELYANAEELAATACDQNRENTKSKIAGDTESGNSGKKKTKNSTLETPNWAKTNKSPFTETYFTKTKTGKELYANAEELAATACDQNRENTKSKIAGDTESGNSGKKKTKNSTLETPNWAKTNESPFTETSFPKTKTGKEIYANAEELAATACDQNRENTKSKIADDTESGNSGKKKTKNSTLETPNWAKTNESPFTETNFTKTKTGKELYANAEELAATACDQNRGNTKSKKEGETKSGYSEKTKSKPLVLPKPKKKLSKASKAFSYF, from the exons ATGAAACAACAAAAGTTGAAAGTTCTCATTGCTCTGACTTTGACAATGCTGTATTTTCCATCTTTTCTTG gGAATGTTCAAGAAAACACGACTCTTGAAGTAGAGT ATTCACCGACTGTCTCGCTATCAAAGACACAAAAAACTGTGGAAGGACAAAATCTCTCTATCACGTGTTCCTACAGCCCGGGAAATCCTATTACTACTTCACTTTACTGGACGAAGACAAATTCAGTGTTCAGATACAATGGTCAACTTCTGCAGATCCCAAACATTGGACGTAAAGACTCTGGGACATACGTCTGTCATGCAGAGAACACCTACAGCAGCGGGAAAAAAGGGACAGCAAACGCCACAATCGAGATTGATGTACAAT ACGGACCTTCACTTACCTATGGCCAAGCTCTAAAAGTTTCCGAAGGACAATCAGCCCGGATGTCAACGTCAGTAACCAGTAATCCCGCCTCCAACGTCTCCTGGTCCCGGGACAACCTCCTTGTATCCACGCAACAATATGTCAATGGAACCACCAGGTACACCATCCAaaagacacagtgtacagacACCGGACCATTCCAAGTGGTGGCCAGTAACGGCGTACAGTCCAAACAAGCTACCAAAGTATTCCTATACGTTTACT GTTCGCCAAGACTTACAACATGTGGGAGCTCTGTGGAGCTTCTCGTAGACGGTGACTTTAATCTTAAAGGGCAGATTTCCATCCTGTCTTATCCACAACCAAACGCTTCTCTGACACTCCCTAATGGTGCTCTGAACACCCTTATCACTCTCAGAGTCAATCCCACAGCAACCAATTTATTCACAATCACACTGACGAGATCAAATCTTCACTCGGATGATTTTGGAACATACGTTCTGAATGTTGCAAATCAATATGGAAGAATAATGATTTACGTAAACATCACATCAAGTA aGAGCTTTTCTTCAACGGTAGTCGTCGTAGGCAGCGTTCTTGGAGGAGTATTATTCCTAGCTATCTGCGCGTTTGTTTTTCTTTCCTACAAGTACCTTTTAG ttagAAAAGTGCCCACAAG GTCTTTCATCACGCTTGAAAAGGAGAAATCCAAagtagacattcatatgaatgaGCCTTCTACCTGTGACGAGAAAg caGCTGCTGTAGAGGAAACACAGAACATTTCGAAgtcaaatcaatttaaactaataatctttgatattttcaagaaaaaaggaAGAAGGAAAATAAATTATCCGACGTTAGAAACGCCTTATTGTGTTCAAATTAATGAGTCGCCAGTTACAGAAACTAATTTTACGAAAACTGGAAAAGAACTATATGCAAATACCGATGAGTTTGCCGCGACAACTAGCGACCAGAATAGAGGGAATACAAAAAGTAAACAAGCAAGTGACACGGAATCGGGGAATATCGGAAAGAAGAAAGCAAAACATTCGACGTTAGAAACGGCTAATTGGGCTAAAACTAATAAGTCGCCATTTAccgaaaataattttacaaaaacgaAAACTGGAAAGGAACTATATGCAAACGCCGAAGAGTTGGCCGCGACTGCCTGCGACCAGAATAGAGAAAATACCAAAAGTAAAATAGCAGGTGACACAGAATCGGGAAATTctggaaaaaagaaaacaaaaaattcgaCGTTAGAAACGCCTAATTGGGCTAAAACTAATAAATCGCCATTTACCGAAACTTATTTTACGAAAACGAAAACTGGAAAGGAACTATATGCAAACGCCGAAGAGTTGGCCGCGACTGCCTGCGACCAGAATAGAGAAAATACCAAAAGTAAAATAGCAGGTGACACAGAATCGGGAAATTctggaaaaaagaaaacaaaaaattcgaCGTTAGAAACGCCTAATTGGGCTAAAACTAATGAGTCGCCATTTACCGAAACTAGTTTTCCGAAAACGAAAACTGGAAAGGAAATATATGCAAACGCCGAAGAGTTAGCCGCGACAGCCTGCGACCAGAATAGAGAAAATACCAAAAGTAAAATAGCAGATGACACAGAATCGGGAAATTctggaaaaaagaaaacaaaaaattcgaCGTTAGAAACGCCTAATTGGGCTAAAACTAATGAGTCGCCATTTACCGAAACTAATTTTACGAAAACGAAAACCGGAAAGGAACTATATGCAAACGCCGAAGAGTTAGCCGCGACAGCCTGCGACCAGAATAGAGGAAATACCAAAAGTAAAAAAGAAGGTGAAACAAAATCGGGTTATAGCGAGAAGACTAAGTCCAAACCTTTGGTCCTTCCGAAACCCAAGAAAAAACTGTCTAAAGCAAGCAAAGCCTTCTCATATTTTTAA
- the LOC105332361 gene encoding serine-rich adhesin for platelets isoform X4 — translation MKQQKLKVLIALTLTMLYFPSFLGNVQENTTLEVEYSPTVSLSKTQKTVEGQNLSITCSYSPGNPITTSLYWTKTNSVFRYNGQLLQIPNIGRKDSGTYVCHAENTYSSGKKGTANATIEIDVQYGPSLTYGQALKVSEGQSARMSTSVTSNPASNVSWSRDNLLVSTQQYVNGTTRYTIQKTQCTDTGPFQVVASNGVQSKQATKVFLYVYFRKVPTRSFITLEKEKSKVDIHMNEPSTCDEKAAAVEETQNISKSNQFKLIIFDIFKKKGRRKINYPTLETPYCVQINESPVTETNFTKTGKELYANTDEFAATTSDQNRGNTKSKQASDTESGNIGKKKAKHSTLETANWAKTNKSPFTENNFTKTKTGKELYANAEELAATACDQNRENTKSKIAGDTESGNSGKKKTKNSTLETPNWAKTNKSPFTETYFTKTKTGKELYANAEELAATACDQNRENTKSKIAGDTESGNSGKKKTKNSTLETPNWAKTNESPFTETSFPKTKTGKEIYANAEELAATACDQNRENTKSKIADDTESGNSGKKKTKNSTLETPNWAKTNESPFTETNFTKTKTGKELYANAEELAATACDQNRGNTKSKKEGETKSGYSEKTKSKPLVLPKPKKKLSKASKAFSYF, via the exons ATGAAACAACAAAAGTTGAAAGTTCTCATTGCTCTGACTTTGACAATGCTGTATTTTCCATCTTTTCTTG gGAATGTTCAAGAAAACACGACTCTTGAAGTAGAGT ATTCACCGACTGTCTCGCTATCAAAGACACAAAAAACTGTGGAAGGACAAAATCTCTCTATCACGTGTTCCTACAGCCCGGGAAATCCTATTACTACTTCACTTTACTGGACGAAGACAAATTCAGTGTTCAGATACAATGGTCAACTTCTGCAGATCCCAAACATTGGACGTAAAGACTCTGGGACATACGTCTGTCATGCAGAGAACACCTACAGCAGCGGGAAAAAAGGGACAGCAAACGCCACAATCGAGATTGATGTACAAT ACGGACCTTCACTTACCTATGGCCAAGCTCTAAAAGTTTCCGAAGGACAATCAGCCCGGATGTCAACGTCAGTAACCAGTAATCCCGCCTCCAACGTCTCCTGGTCCCGGGACAACCTCCTTGTATCCACGCAACAATATGTCAATGGAACCACCAGGTACACCATCCAaaagacacagtgtacagacACCGGACCATTCCAAGTGGTGGCCAGTAACGGCGTACAGTCCAAACAAGCTACCAAAGTATTCCTATACGTTTACT ttagAAAAGTGCCCACAAG GTCTTTCATCACGCTTGAAAAGGAGAAATCCAAagtagacattcatatgaatgaGCCTTCTACCTGTGACGAGAAAg caGCTGCTGTAGAGGAAACACAGAACATTTCGAAgtcaaatcaatttaaactaataatctttgatattttcaagaaaaaaggaAGAAGGAAAATAAATTATCCGACGTTAGAAACGCCTTATTGTGTTCAAATTAATGAGTCGCCAGTTACAGAAACTAATTTTACGAAAACTGGAAAAGAACTATATGCAAATACCGATGAGTTTGCCGCGACAACTAGCGACCAGAATAGAGGGAATACAAAAAGTAAACAAGCAAGTGACACGGAATCGGGGAATATCGGAAAGAAGAAAGCAAAACATTCGACGTTAGAAACGGCTAATTGGGCTAAAACTAATAAGTCGCCATTTAccgaaaataattttacaaaaacgaAAACTGGAAAGGAACTATATGCAAACGCCGAAGAGTTGGCCGCGACTGCCTGCGACCAGAATAGAGAAAATACCAAAAGTAAAATAGCAGGTGACACAGAATCGGGAAATTctggaaaaaagaaaacaaaaaattcgaCGTTAGAAACGCCTAATTGGGCTAAAACTAATAAATCGCCATTTACCGAAACTTATTTTACGAAAACGAAAACTGGAAAGGAACTATATGCAAACGCCGAAGAGTTGGCCGCGACTGCCTGCGACCAGAATAGAGAAAATACCAAAAGTAAAATAGCAGGTGACACAGAATCGGGAAATTctggaaaaaagaaaacaaaaaattcgaCGTTAGAAACGCCTAATTGGGCTAAAACTAATGAGTCGCCATTTACCGAAACTAGTTTTCCGAAAACGAAAACTGGAAAGGAAATATATGCAAACGCCGAAGAGTTAGCCGCGACAGCCTGCGACCAGAATAGAGAAAATACCAAAAGTAAAATAGCAGATGACACAGAATCGGGAAATTctggaaaaaagaaaacaaaaaattcgaCGTTAGAAACGCCTAATTGGGCTAAAACTAATGAGTCGCCATTTACCGAAACTAATTTTACGAAAACGAAAACCGGAAAGGAACTATATGCAAACGCCGAAGAGTTAGCCGCGACAGCCTGCGACCAGAATAGAGGAAATACCAAAAGTAAAAAAGAAGGTGAAACAAAATCGGGTTATAGCGAGAAGACTAAGTCCAAACCTTTGGTCCTTCCGAAACCCAAGAAAAAACTGTCTAAAGCAAGCAAAGCCTTCTCATATTTTTAA
- the LOC105332361 gene encoding serine-rich adhesin for platelets isoform X2, which produces MKQQKLKVLIALTLTMLYFPSFLGNVQENTTLEVEYSPTVSLSKTQKTVEGQNLSITCSYSPGNPITTSLYWTKTNSVFRYNGQLLQIPNIGRKDSGTYVCHAENTYSSGKKGTANATIEIDVQYGPSLTYGQALKVSEGQSARMSTSVTSNPASNVSWSRDNLLVSTQQYVNGTTRYTIQKTQCTDTGPFQVVASNGVQSKQATKVFLYVYCSPRLTTCGSSVELLVDGDFNLKGQISILSYPQPNASLTLPNGALNTLITLRVNPTATNLFTITLTRSNLHSDDFGTYVLNVANQYGRIMIYVNITSSKSFSSTVVVVGSVLGGVLFLAICAFVFLSYKYLLVRKVPTRSFITLEKEKSKVDIHMNEPSTCDEKAAVEETQNISKSNQFKLIIFDIFKKKGRRKINYPTLETPYCVQINESPVTETNFTKTGKELYANTDEFAATTSDQNRGNTKSKQASDTESGNIGKKKAKHSTLETANWAKTNKSPFTENNFTKTKTGKELYANAEELAATACDQNRENTKSKIAGDTESGNSGKKKTKNSTLETPNWAKTNKSPFTETYFTKTKTGKELYANAEELAATACDQNRENTKSKIAGDTESGNSGKKKTKNSTLETPNWAKTNESPFTETSFPKTKTGKEIYANAEELAATACDQNRENTKSKIADDTESGNSGKKKTKNSTLETPNWAKTNESPFTETNFTKTKTGKELYANAEELAATACDQNRGNTKSKKEGETKSGYSEKTKSKPLVLPKPKKKLSKASKAFSYF; this is translated from the exons ATGAAACAACAAAAGTTGAAAGTTCTCATTGCTCTGACTTTGACAATGCTGTATTTTCCATCTTTTCTTG gGAATGTTCAAGAAAACACGACTCTTGAAGTAGAGT ATTCACCGACTGTCTCGCTATCAAAGACACAAAAAACTGTGGAAGGACAAAATCTCTCTATCACGTGTTCCTACAGCCCGGGAAATCCTATTACTACTTCACTTTACTGGACGAAGACAAATTCAGTGTTCAGATACAATGGTCAACTTCTGCAGATCCCAAACATTGGACGTAAAGACTCTGGGACATACGTCTGTCATGCAGAGAACACCTACAGCAGCGGGAAAAAAGGGACAGCAAACGCCACAATCGAGATTGATGTACAAT ACGGACCTTCACTTACCTATGGCCAAGCTCTAAAAGTTTCCGAAGGACAATCAGCCCGGATGTCAACGTCAGTAACCAGTAATCCCGCCTCCAACGTCTCCTGGTCCCGGGACAACCTCCTTGTATCCACGCAACAATATGTCAATGGAACCACCAGGTACACCATCCAaaagacacagtgtacagacACCGGACCATTCCAAGTGGTGGCCAGTAACGGCGTACAGTCCAAACAAGCTACCAAAGTATTCCTATACGTTTACT GTTCGCCAAGACTTACAACATGTGGGAGCTCTGTGGAGCTTCTCGTAGACGGTGACTTTAATCTTAAAGGGCAGATTTCCATCCTGTCTTATCCACAACCAAACGCTTCTCTGACACTCCCTAATGGTGCTCTGAACACCCTTATCACTCTCAGAGTCAATCCCACAGCAACCAATTTATTCACAATCACACTGACGAGATCAAATCTTCACTCGGATGATTTTGGAACATACGTTCTGAATGTTGCAAATCAATATGGAAGAATAATGATTTACGTAAACATCACATCAAGTA aGAGCTTTTCTTCAACGGTAGTCGTCGTAGGCAGCGTTCTTGGAGGAGTATTATTCCTAGCTATCTGCGCGTTTGTTTTTCTTTCCTACAAGTACCTTTTAG ttagAAAAGTGCCCACAAG GTCTTTCATCACGCTTGAAAAGGAGAAATCCAAagtagacattcatatgaatgaGCCTTCTACCTGTGACGAGAAAg CTGCTGTAGAGGAAACACAGAACATTTCGAAgtcaaatcaatttaaactaataatctttgatattttcaagaaaaaaggaAGAAGGAAAATAAATTATCCGACGTTAGAAACGCCTTATTGTGTTCAAATTAATGAGTCGCCAGTTACAGAAACTAATTTTACGAAAACTGGAAAAGAACTATATGCAAATACCGATGAGTTTGCCGCGACAACTAGCGACCAGAATAGAGGGAATACAAAAAGTAAACAAGCAAGTGACACGGAATCGGGGAATATCGGAAAGAAGAAAGCAAAACATTCGACGTTAGAAACGGCTAATTGGGCTAAAACTAATAAGTCGCCATTTAccgaaaataattttacaaaaacgaAAACTGGAAAGGAACTATATGCAAACGCCGAAGAGTTGGCCGCGACTGCCTGCGACCAGAATAGAGAAAATACCAAAAGTAAAATAGCAGGTGACACAGAATCGGGAAATTctggaaaaaagaaaacaaaaaattcgaCGTTAGAAACGCCTAATTGGGCTAAAACTAATAAATCGCCATTTACCGAAACTTATTTTACGAAAACGAAAACTGGAAAGGAACTATATGCAAACGCCGAAGAGTTGGCCGCGACTGCCTGCGACCAGAATAGAGAAAATACCAAAAGTAAAATAGCAGGTGACACAGAATCGGGAAATTctggaaaaaagaaaacaaaaaattcgaCGTTAGAAACGCCTAATTGGGCTAAAACTAATGAGTCGCCATTTACCGAAACTAGTTTTCCGAAAACGAAAACTGGAAAGGAAATATATGCAAACGCCGAAGAGTTAGCCGCGACAGCCTGCGACCAGAATAGAGAAAATACCAAAAGTAAAATAGCAGATGACACAGAATCGGGAAATTctggaaaaaagaaaacaaaaaattcgaCGTTAGAAACGCCTAATTGGGCTAAAACTAATGAGTCGCCATTTACCGAAACTAATTTTACGAAAACGAAAACCGGAAAGGAACTATATGCAAACGCCGAAGAGTTAGCCGCGACAGCCTGCGACCAGAATAGAGGAAATACCAAAAGTAAAAAAGAAGGTGAAACAAAATCGGGTTATAGCGAGAAGACTAAGTCCAAACCTTTGGTCCTTCCGAAACCCAAGAAAAAACTGTCTAAAGCAAGCAAAGCCTTCTCATATTTTTAA
- the LOC117685448 gene encoding uncharacterized protein: MARRKKNENPKQGKWSIDSIKKAVEAVKIKKISIRRAAEQFYVPKSTLERRVNGKRQVDDPPSKPTVTAYAMAEMLKIKHPFSKTKAKAGYDWYEGFMRRHPQLAIRKPEGLSAARGMMLNKHVVTSYFQLLEDTMNKLKLFYKGSQIYNVDETGINTVHTPAKIIGLRGTRAIHSKTSGDRGENVTVVICASASGSYIPPMIIFKGQRLNRGLVANAPPGALFATSKSSFIDRELFEHWFKYHFMKYLPSHRPVLLIMDGHSSHISLEILQLAKENEIEILCLPPHITSELQPLDKCVFKPLKTEYNKACMQFLKENPGRIVTRYDFCGLFTTAYYKVCTMLNAASAFRATGIFFPFNPSIIPEEVFGPSIVSHLPSQEGDCKPEETKASDQESTCIEAESDLTSTSADCTVPCASGDVLSSLLKVPSFEKQRKIPTSKKSRRITSARCLTEDEVIKEIEDKENEKEQNRIEKENRKKLRVIKKLNKKDGKSEKLKRKKRKDKAEAEEEKEADFCNYCHGYYYDDDSDDEDWVKCSDQGCNRWFHESCTSCFGKEVDAFKCDAHKTV, translated from the exons ATGGCCAgaagaaaaaagaatgaaaatccAAAACAAGGGAAATGGTCGATAGATTCGATAAAGAAAGCGGTTGAAGCTGTCAAGATAAAAAAGATAAGCATACGTAGGGCAGCTGAACAATTTTACGTCCCAAAGTCTACGCTAGAGAGAAGAGTGAATGGAAAGAGGCAAGTTGACGACCCACCCTCCAAACCAACTGT AACCGCATACGCCATGGCagaaatgttgaaaattaagCACCCTTTCAGTAAAACCAAAGCAAAAGCAGGATATGATTGGTATGAGGGCTTCATGCGTCGACATCCACAACTAGCAATTAGAAAACCCGAGGGACTCTCAGCAGCACGGGGTATGATGTTAAATAAGCATGTCGTGACGTCCTACTTTCAACTGTTAGAGGATACAATgaacaagttaaagcttttttACAAAGGGTCTCAGATTTACAATGTTGATGAGACTGGAATAAACACTGTCCACACGCCAGCGAAGATCATAGGACTGAGGGGCACACGAGCTATCCACAGCAAGACCAGTGGCGATCGGGGAGAAAATGTCACAGTGGTTATCTGTGCCAGTGCATCTGGGTCATACATTCCTCCCATGATTATTTTCAAGGGACAACGCTTAAACAGAGGTTTGGTTGCAAATGCCCCTCCAGGCGCACTATTTGCTACCAGTAAGTCTTCATTCATTGACAGAGAGCTTTTTGAGCACTGGTTTAAATACCACTTTATGAAATATCTTCCTTCACATCGACCAGTTTTACTGATAATGGATGGACACTCATCTCATATCAGCTTGGAAATACTTCAGCTGGCCAAGGAAAACGAGATTGAAATTCTCTGCCTACCACCCCATATAACTAGTGAACTTCAGCCTCTGGACAAGTGCGTGTTTAAACCACTGAAAACAGAGTATAACAAAGCCTGCATGCAGTTCTTGAAAGAAAACCCAGGGCGGATAGTAACAAGATACGACTTTTGTGGACTGTTCACGACAGCCTATTATAAAGTTTGCACAATGCTTAATGCTGCTAGCGCCTTTCGTGCTACaggaatttttttccctttcaacCCCTCAATAATACCTGAAGAGGTGTTTGGACCATCCATAGTTTCTCATTTACCAAGTCAAGAAGGCGACTGTAAACCTGAAGAAACTAAGGCATCTGATCAGGAATCCACCTGCATTGAAGCTGAATCAGATCTGACGTCTACTTCTGCTGATTGCACAGTTCCGTGCGCATCAGGCGATGTTCTTTCTAGTCTTCTAAAGGTTCCCTCATTTGAAAAGCAGAGAAAGATACCTACTAGCAAAAAATCTCGAAGAATCACATCAGCACGTTGTCTTACAGAAGATGAAGTAATTAAGGAAATCGAGGACAAAGAAAACGAAAAAGAGCAAAACAGAATTGAGAAGGAAAATCGTAAGAAATTGCGAGTCATAAAGAAACTGAACAAAAAGGACGGAAAATCAGAAAAgctgaaaaggaaaaaaaggaaGGATAAAGCAGAAGCAGAAGAGGAAAAGGAAGCAGATTTTTGTAACTATTGTCATGGATATTACTATGATGATGACTCTGATGACGAAGACTGGGTAAAATGCTCTGACCAGGGATGTAATCGATGGTTTCATGAGTCTTGTACTAGTTGTTTTGGAAAAGAGGTCGATGCATTCAAATGTGATGCTCACAAAACTGTTTGA
- the LOC105332361 gene encoding titin homolog isoform X3: MSLVKISNIYKSKFLYDNINIINVLLLINCLNYNDQQSFLFSVLYGPSLTYGQALKVSEGQSARMSTSVTSNPASNVSWSRDNLLVSTQQYVNGTTRYTIQKTQCTDTGPFQVVASNGVQSKQATKVFLYVYCSPRLTTCGSSVELLVDGDFNLKGQISILSYPQPNASLTLPNGALNTLITLRVNPTATNLFTITLTRSNLHSDDFGTYVLNVANQYGRIMIYVNITSSKSFSSTVVVVGSVLGGVLFLAICAFVFLSYKYLLVRKVPTRSFITLEKEKSKVDIHMNEPSTCDEKAAAVEETQNISKSNQFKLIIFDIFKKKGRRKINYPTLETPYCVQINESPVTETNFTKTGKELYANTDEFAATTSDQNRGNTKSKQASDTESGNIGKKKAKHSTLETANWAKTNKSPFTENNFTKTKTGKELYANAEELAATACDQNRENTKSKIAGDTESGNSGKKKTKNSTLETPNWAKTNKSPFTETYFTKTKTGKELYANAEELAATACDQNRENTKSKIAGDTESGNSGKKKTKNSTLETPNWAKTNESPFTETSFPKTKTGKEIYANAEELAATACDQNRENTKSKIADDTESGNSGKKKTKNSTLETPNWAKTNESPFTETNFTKTKTGKELYANAEELAATACDQNRGNTKSKKEGETKSGYSEKTKSKPLVLPKPKKKLSKASKAFSYF, from the exons ATGTCCCTTGTCAAAATAAGTAATAtctataaatcaaaatttctttatgacaatataaacataattaatgTATTATTGCTGATAAATTGTCTAAACTACAATGACCAACAGTCATTCCTATTTAGCGTGTTGT ACGGACCTTCACTTACCTATGGCCAAGCTCTAAAAGTTTCCGAAGGACAATCAGCCCGGATGTCAACGTCAGTAACCAGTAATCCCGCCTCCAACGTCTCCTGGTCCCGGGACAACCTCCTTGTATCCACGCAACAATATGTCAATGGAACCACCAGGTACACCATCCAaaagacacagtgtacagacACCGGACCATTCCAAGTGGTGGCCAGTAACGGCGTACAGTCCAAACAAGCTACCAAAGTATTCCTATACGTTTACT GTTCGCCAAGACTTACAACATGTGGGAGCTCTGTGGAGCTTCTCGTAGACGGTGACTTTAATCTTAAAGGGCAGATTTCCATCCTGTCTTATCCACAACCAAACGCTTCTCTGACACTCCCTAATGGTGCTCTGAACACCCTTATCACTCTCAGAGTCAATCCCACAGCAACCAATTTATTCACAATCACACTGACGAGATCAAATCTTCACTCGGATGATTTTGGAACATACGTTCTGAATGTTGCAAATCAATATGGAAGAATAATGATTTACGTAAACATCACATCAAGTA aGAGCTTTTCTTCAACGGTAGTCGTCGTAGGCAGCGTTCTTGGAGGAGTATTATTCCTAGCTATCTGCGCGTTTGTTTTTCTTTCCTACAAGTACCTTTTAG ttagAAAAGTGCCCACAAG GTCTTTCATCACGCTTGAAAAGGAGAAATCCAAagtagacattcatatgaatgaGCCTTCTACCTGTGACGAGAAAg caGCTGCTGTAGAGGAAACACAGAACATTTCGAAgtcaaatcaatttaaactaataatctttgatattttcaagaaaaaaggaAGAAGGAAAATAAATTATCCGACGTTAGAAACGCCTTATTGTGTTCAAATTAATGAGTCGCCAGTTACAGAAACTAATTTTACGAAAACTGGAAAAGAACTATATGCAAATACCGATGAGTTTGCCGCGACAACTAGCGACCAGAATAGAGGGAATACAAAAAGTAAACAAGCAAGTGACACGGAATCGGGGAATATCGGAAAGAAGAAAGCAAAACATTCGACGTTAGAAACGGCTAATTGGGCTAAAACTAATAAGTCGCCATTTAccgaaaataattttacaaaaacgaAAACTGGAAAGGAACTATATGCAAACGCCGAAGAGTTGGCCGCGACTGCCTGCGACCAGAATAGAGAAAATACCAAAAGTAAAATAGCAGGTGACACAGAATCGGGAAATTctggaaaaaagaaaacaaaaaattcgaCGTTAGAAACGCCTAATTGGGCTAAAACTAATAAATCGCCATTTACCGAAACTTATTTTACGAAAACGAAAACTGGAAAGGAACTATATGCAAACGCCGAAGAGTTGGCCGCGACTGCCTGCGACCAGAATAGAGAAAATACCAAAAGTAAAATAGCAGGTGACACAGAATCGGGAAATTctggaaaaaagaaaacaaaaaattcgaCGTTAGAAACGCCTAATTGGGCTAAAACTAATGAGTCGCCATTTACCGAAACTAGTTTTCCGAAAACGAAAACTGGAAAGGAAATATATGCAAACGCCGAAGAGTTAGCCGCGACAGCCTGCGACCAGAATAGAGAAAATACCAAAAGTAAAATAGCAGATGACACAGAATCGGGAAATTctggaaaaaagaaaacaaaaaattcgaCGTTAGAAACGCCTAATTGGGCTAAAACTAATGAGTCGCCATTTACCGAAACTAATTTTACGAAAACGAAAACCGGAAAGGAACTATATGCAAACGCCGAAGAGTTAGCCGCGACAGCCTGCGACCAGAATAGAGGAAATACCAAAAGTAAAAAAGAAGGTGAAACAAAATCGGGTTATAGCGAGAAGACTAAGTCCAAACCTTTGGTCCTTCCGAAACCCAAGAAAAAACTGTCTAAAGCAAGCAAAGCCTTCTCATATTTTTAA